One window of Anaeromyxobacter diazotrophicus genomic DNA carries:
- a CDS encoding competence/damage-inducible protein A, protein MSLHVEILSTGDELLTGQIVDTNSAWLMDRLWDLGVMVRRKTLVGDDRQDLAAALAETTARAEVVVMSGGLGPTEDDLTAECVAAAMGVPLELDEASLAAIRARFEKLGRTMTPNNAKQARFPRGATILPNQLGTAPGFRVALGRAELFCLPGVPVEYRGLCDEAVLPRLAARAGAVPAARLVKLIGVPESHADQAMRPVMDAPEHRGVRFGYRAHWPEIHVKWSVPGPDAEAHAERILGEVRRIFGDAIFAEGKDDLAPVVVARLAARGETLALAESCTGGLVAELVTSVPGASDVFPLGVVTYANAAKTALLGVGADLLAAHGAVSEPVARAMAEGARDRAGTTWAAALTGIAGPGGGTPEKPVGTVHLAIAGPTGTQTWARRFPGDRDRVRKTSAYDVLNQLRLLLRDR, encoded by the coding sequence GTGAGCCTCCACGTCGAGATCCTCTCCACCGGGGACGAGCTCCTCACCGGGCAGATCGTCGACACGAACAGCGCCTGGCTCATGGACCGGCTGTGGGACCTCGGCGTGATGGTCCGGCGCAAGACGCTCGTCGGCGACGACCGCCAGGACCTCGCCGCCGCCCTGGCGGAGACGACGGCCCGCGCCGAGGTGGTCGTGATGAGCGGCGGGCTCGGGCCCACCGAGGACGACCTCACCGCGGAGTGCGTGGCGGCGGCGATGGGCGTGCCGCTCGAGCTGGACGAGGCCTCGCTGGCGGCGATCCGCGCCCGCTTCGAGAAGCTCGGGCGCACCATGACGCCCAACAACGCCAAGCAGGCGCGCTTCCCGCGCGGCGCCACCATCCTGCCCAACCAGCTCGGGACCGCGCCGGGCTTCCGGGTCGCGCTCGGACGCGCGGAGCTCTTCTGCCTGCCCGGCGTGCCGGTCGAGTACCGCGGCCTGTGCGACGAGGCGGTGCTGCCCCGCCTGGCGGCGAGGGCGGGCGCGGTGCCGGCGGCGCGCCTGGTGAAGCTCATCGGCGTCCCCGAGTCGCACGCCGACCAGGCGATGCGGCCGGTGATGGACGCCCCCGAGCACCGCGGCGTCCGCTTCGGCTACCGCGCTCACTGGCCCGAGATCCACGTGAAGTGGAGCGTGCCCGGGCCGGACGCCGAGGCGCACGCCGAGCGCATCCTGGGCGAGGTGCGCCGGATCTTCGGCGACGCCATCTTCGCCGAGGGCAAGGACGACCTGGCGCCGGTGGTGGTGGCGCGCCTGGCGGCCCGGGGCGAGACGCTGGCGCTCGCGGAGAGCTGCACCGGCGGCCTCGTGGCCGAGCTGGTGACGAGCGTCCCCGGCGCGTCCGACGTCTTCCCGCTGGGCGTGGTGACGTACGCCAACGCGGCGAAGACGGCGCTCCTGGGCGTCGGCGCCGACCTGCTCGCCGCGCACGGCGCCGTCTCCGAGCCGGTGGCGCGGGCCATGGCCGAGGGGGCGCGCGACCGGGCCGGCACCACCTGGGCGGCCGCCCTCACCGGCATCGCCGGGCCGGGCGGCGGCACGCCCGAGAAGCCGGTCGGCACCGTCCACCTGGCCATCGCCGGCCCGACCGGCACCCAGACCTGGGCGCGGCGCTTCCCGGGCGATCGCGACCGCGTCCGCAAGACGAGCGCCTACGACGTGCTGAACCAGCTCCGGCTGCTGCTGCGCGACCGGTGA
- a CDS encoding phosphatidylglycerophosphatase A family protein yields MPDLAPTPAAPPRPQLKKGTPDGPPGPWVLLAAWGPCGYVPLAPGTAGTLGAIPLFWALRGLPLGLYLLTTVALTALASYAAAIAGRYWKVVDASPIVIDEVVGYLVTLALFPRSWQWALAGFVLFRIFDVVKPWPARYFDRQVKNGFGVVMDDVFAGVWALAVLLAARLVLQAAFGCGGGAFYCAELAR; encoded by the coding sequence TTGCCCGACCTCGCCCCCACCCCCGCAGCGCCGCCGCGGCCTCAGCTGAAGAAGGGAACCCCCGACGGCCCGCCTGGCCCGTGGGTGCTGCTCGCCGCCTGGGGCCCCTGCGGCTACGTCCCGCTCGCCCCCGGCACGGCCGGCACGCTCGGCGCCATCCCGCTGTTCTGGGCGCTGCGCGGCCTGCCGCTCGGGCTCTACCTCCTCACCACCGTCGCGCTCACCGCGCTCGCCTCGTACGCGGCGGCCATCGCCGGGCGTTACTGGAAGGTGGTCGACGCCTCGCCCATCGTGATCGACGAGGTGGTGGGCTACCTCGTCACCCTGGCGCTCTTCCCGCGGTCCTGGCAGTGGGCGCTGGCGGGCTTCGTCCTGTTCCGGATCTTCGACGTGGTGAAGCCGTGGCCGGCGCGCTACTTCGACCGGCAGGTGAAGAACGGCTTCGGGGTGGTGATGGACGACGTCTTCGCGGGGGTGTGGGCCCTCGCGGTCCTGCTCGCCGCGCGCCTGGTCCTGCAGGCGGCGTTCGGATGCGGCGGCGGGGCCTTCTACTGCGCGGAGCTCGCGCGGTGA
- the pssA gene encoding CDP-diacylglycerol--serine O-phosphatidyltransferase, with product MQINLRKAMFVLPNLFTCSSIFLGFYAMTLCAGEASPAQLNQAALAIFFAIFFDAFDGRVARMTKTQSEFGVELDSLADVVSFGAAPALLVYKWALAPLGFAGFFLSFAFATCGALRLARFNVLAHRGEKGSSRFFVGLPIPLAAGTLVSIVIAHYRAYGSIGDTATRVFIAGVVGLLSFLMVSTVRYRTFKDVHLSRKSLAVFALMCAGGLAVGIATRASFVMVVYMGAYIVMGLAEWIISRGRPEPAVAALPPAVRAQLEADPALEPDDDDVEAKDEGDEYI from the coding sequence ATGCAGATCAACTTGCGCAAAGCCATGTTCGTGCTGCCGAATCTGTTCACGTGCAGCTCGATCTTCCTCGGCTTCTACGCGATGACGCTGTGCGCCGGAGAGGCCTCTCCGGCGCAGCTCAACCAGGCCGCCCTCGCCATCTTCTTCGCCATCTTCTTCGACGCCTTCGACGGGCGCGTGGCGCGGATGACGAAGACCCAGTCCGAGTTCGGCGTCGAGCTCGACAGCCTGGCCGACGTGGTCTCGTTCGGCGCGGCCCCGGCCCTCCTCGTCTACAAGTGGGCGCTCGCGCCGCTCGGCTTCGCCGGCTTCTTCCTCTCGTTCGCCTTCGCCACCTGCGGCGCCCTGCGGCTCGCCCGCTTCAACGTCCTCGCCCACCGCGGCGAGAAGGGGAGCTCGCGGTTCTTCGTCGGGCTCCCCATCCCGCTCGCCGCGGGCACCCTCGTCTCGATCGTCATCGCCCACTACCGCGCCTACGGCTCCATCGGCGACACCGCCACCCGCGTCTTCATCGCCGGGGTGGTCGGGCTGCTGTCGTTCCTCATGGTGTCGACCGTCCGGTACCGCACGTTCAAGGACGTCCACCTCTCGCGCAAGAGCCTGGCCGTCTTCGCGCTCATGTGCGCGGGCGGGCTCGCGGTCGGCATCGCCACCCGCGCCTCCTTCGTGATGGTCGTCTACATGGGCGCGTACATCGTCATGGGCCTCGCCGAGTGGATCATCTCGCGCGGCCGGCCCGAGCCGGCCGTGGCGGCGCTGCCGCCAGCGGTGCGGGCGCAGCTCGAGGCCGATCCGGCGCTCGAGCCGGACGACGACGACGTGGAGGCGAAGGACGAGGGCGACGAGTACATTTGA
- a CDS encoding M23 family metallopeptidase, protein MRRALPTLLLLAACATAPAKLAWDATEGGEPYGPTARLKAIRGASLIATGQAIANPTSTSTSTSTATATASFAATASSTATATAGPTATLAAAPSLTAAGPGFSDEQLLAVDPDEPPLPPVANPAPERTAAEPPAGPPIDAALLRFAADARARRSELPRAAAFPPAVAAAWDDLALEVERYLARPMPQTPLAELVRARVALEAELDFDRRRFGAPSPELSAHLRAQLARLGQRAEAARALGQSLFAVTRPPVLRWPIADAGLSSGFGPRLHPIDHIRRMHWGIDLASATGRVVSSAARGFVVRAGFTPGYGLAVEVRHDGELTSRYGHLSRLLCGAGDRLDAGQPIGLVGATGRATGPHLHFEVWRGGRAEDPLALLGARMSGSAGGL, encoded by the coding sequence ATGCGCCGCGCCCTCCCCACGCTCCTGCTGCTCGCGGCCTGCGCGACCGCGCCGGCGAAGCTGGCCTGGGACGCGACCGAAGGAGGCGAGCCCTACGGGCCGACCGCGCGGCTGAAAGCGATCCGCGGCGCGAGCCTGATCGCGACCGGCCAGGCGATCGCGAACCCGACCTCGACCTCGACCTCGACCTCGACCGCGACCGCGACCGCGAGTTTCGCCGCGACCGCGAGCTCGACCGCCACCGCGACGGCGGGTCCGACCGCGACGCTGGCAGCGGCGCCGTCCCTGACGGCCGCGGGCCCAGGGTTCAGCGACGAGCAGCTCCTGGCGGTGGATCCGGACGAGCCGCCGCTGCCGCCGGTCGCGAACCCGGCGCCGGAGCGGACCGCGGCCGAGCCGCCGGCGGGCCCTCCCATCGACGCGGCGCTGCTGCGCTTCGCGGCGGACGCGCGCGCCCGCCGGTCGGAGCTGCCGCGGGCCGCGGCCTTCCCGCCCGCGGTCGCCGCCGCCTGGGACGACCTGGCGCTCGAGGTCGAGCGGTACCTCGCCCGGCCCATGCCGCAGACCCCGCTCGCCGAGCTGGTGCGGGCGCGGGTGGCGCTCGAGGCCGAGCTCGACTTCGACCGGCGCCGCTTCGGCGCGCCCTCGCCCGAGCTCTCGGCGCACCTGCGCGCGCAGCTCGCGCGGCTTGGCCAGCGCGCCGAGGCGGCGCGCGCGCTCGGGCAGTCGCTCTTCGCGGTGACGCGCCCGCCGGTGCTGCGCTGGCCCATCGCCGACGCGGGCCTCTCCTCCGGCTTCGGCCCGCGGCTGCACCCGATCGACCACATCCGGCGCATGCACTGGGGCATCGACCTCGCCTCGGCCACCGGCCGGGTGGTGTCCTCGGCGGCGCGCGGCTTCGTCGTCCGGGCCGGCTTCACGCCGGGGTACGGGCTCGCGGTCGAGGTCCGCCACGACGGCGAGCTGACGAGCCGCTACGGCCACCTCTCGCGCCTGCTGTGCGGGGCGGGCGACCGGCTGGACGCAGGGCAGCCCATCGGGCTCGTGGGGGCGACCGGCCGCGCGACCGGCCCGCACCTCCACTTCGAGGTGTGGCGGGGCGGCCGGGCGGAGGACCCGCTGGCCCTGCTCGGCGCGCGGATGAGCGGCAGCGCCGGCGGTCTGTGA
- the ltaE gene encoding low-specificity L-threonine aldolase encodes MRPIDLRSDTVTRPTPGMREAMARAEVGDDVYGEDPTVRRLEERVAELFGKEAALLVASGTMANQVALGVLARGGDEVICEAGAHCFAFEGGALSALWGIQARTLAGERGVLDPAAVEAAIRPDDPHYPRTRAVAIENTHNRGGGKVWPLQAVRAVGEVAARRGLALYMDGARLMNAVVASGTPARDYAAPATLASLCLSKGLGAPVGSVLAGPRDLVQEARRLRKRLGGGMRQAGILAAAGLYALDHHVARLAEDHANAARLGALLSQLPGARLQFPVETNLLFVAFDGRRAAELAPRLREAGVLCNPEGSRPDLLRFVTHLDVGASDIEEAARRIAAAVGA; translated from the coding sequence ATGCGCCCGATCGACCTGCGCTCCGACACCGTCACCCGCCCCACCCCCGGCATGCGCGAGGCCATGGCCCGCGCCGAGGTGGGCGACGACGTCTACGGCGAGGACCCCACCGTCCGCCGGCTGGAGGAGCGGGTGGCGGAGCTCTTCGGCAAGGAGGCCGCCCTCCTCGTCGCGAGCGGCACCATGGCGAACCAGGTGGCGCTGGGCGTGCTGGCGCGCGGCGGCGACGAGGTCATCTGCGAGGCGGGCGCGCACTGCTTCGCGTTCGAGGGCGGCGCCCTCTCGGCGCTGTGGGGCATCCAGGCGCGCACGCTCGCCGGCGAGCGCGGCGTGCTCGACCCGGCCGCGGTCGAGGCCGCCATCCGGCCGGACGACCCGCACTACCCGCGCACGCGGGCGGTCGCCATCGAGAACACCCACAACCGCGGCGGGGGCAAGGTGTGGCCGCTCCAGGCGGTGCGGGCGGTGGGCGAGGTCGCGGCGCGGCGCGGGCTCGCGCTCTACATGGACGGCGCGCGGCTCATGAACGCGGTGGTGGCGAGCGGCACGCCCGCCCGCGACTACGCCGCGCCCGCCACCCTGGCCTCGCTCTGCCTGTCGAAGGGGCTGGGCGCGCCGGTCGGCTCGGTGCTGGCCGGCCCGCGCGACCTCGTCCAGGAGGCGCGGCGGCTGCGCAAGCGGCTCGGCGGCGGCATGCGGCAGGCCGGCATCCTCGCCGCGGCGGGGCTGTACGCGCTCGACCACCACGTCGCGCGGCTCGCCGAGGACCACGCGAACGCCGCCCGGCTCGGGGCGCTGCTGTCGCAGCTGCCGGGCGCACGGCTCCAGTTCCCGGTCGAGACGAACCTCCTCTTCGTGGCCTTCGACGGGCGGCGCGCGGCCGAGCTCGCGCCGCGGCTCCGCGAGGCGGGCGTGCTGTGCAACCCGGAGGGCTCCCGGCCCGACCTGCTGCGGTTCGTCACGCACCTCGACGTCGGCGCCTCCGACATCGAGGAGGCCGCGCGCAGGATCGCCGCCGCTGTCGGAGCGTGA
- a CDS encoding endonuclease III domain-containing protein, producing MTRRAARRPPERERARAGEVVDRLERAMPEARIALEFQDDLQLLVSVILSAQSTDARVNLVSPALFARFPDAAAYARVEPEALWPFIRTLGLFRAKAKAIVGAMRALQASHGGRVPRDRAALEALPGVGRKTAGVVLVHLGAGEAFPVDTHVGRVARRLGFTRERDPGKVEDRLTLLLPRERWGRAHQLFVWHGRRTCRARSPACERCVLADLCPKVGVATARSRGARPSGSGRPARRRAPA from the coding sequence ATGACGAGGCGAGCGGCGCGGCGGCCGCCCGAGCGCGAGCGCGCGCGGGCGGGCGAGGTGGTGGACCGGCTGGAGCGGGCCATGCCCGAGGCGCGCATCGCGCTCGAGTTCCAGGACGACCTCCAGCTCCTCGTCTCGGTCATCCTGTCGGCGCAGAGCACCGACGCCCGCGTGAACCTCGTCTCGCCGGCGCTCTTCGCGCGCTTCCCGGACGCCGCCGCCTACGCGCGGGTCGAGCCCGAGGCGCTGTGGCCCTTCATCCGCACGCTGGGCCTCTTTCGCGCCAAGGCGAAGGCGATCGTCGGCGCGATGCGCGCCCTCCAGGCTTCGCACGGCGGGCGCGTGCCGCGCGACCGCGCCGCGCTGGAGGCGCTGCCGGGCGTCGGCCGCAAGACGGCGGGGGTGGTGCTCGTGCACCTCGGCGCCGGCGAGGCGTTCCCGGTCGACACCCACGTCGGCCGGGTGGCGCGGCGGCTCGGCTTCACGCGGGAGCGGGACCCGGGGAAGGTGGAGGACCGGCTGACGCTGCTCCTCCCGCGCGAGCGCTGGGGGCGCGCCCACCAGCTCTTCGTCTGGCACGGCCGCCGCACCTGCAGGGCGCGGAGCCCCGCGTGCGAGCGCTGCGTGCTCGCGGATCTGTGCCCGAAGGTGGGGGTCGCTACAGCGCGCTCTCGTGGCGCGAGGCCGAGCGGATCTGGTCGGCCTGCTCGGCGGCGCGCTCCTGCTTGA
- the def gene encoding peptide deformylase, translated as MIREIIIWPDPVLKQVAKPVDGVDDTIRRLLDDMAETMYAADGVGLAAPQIAVGKRCIVIDASPRQEGQKLIHLVNPQIVKTEGVTTYNEGCLSIPGEAEEVERAAKVWVRALDYAGKPYELECEGLLAIAVQHEHDHLEGTLFVDHLSSLKRELIRRRMKKLKQERAAEQADQIRSASRHESAL; from the coding sequence ATGATTCGCGAAATCATCATCTGGCCCGATCCCGTCCTGAAGCAGGTCGCGAAGCCGGTGGACGGCGTGGACGACACCATCCGCCGCCTCCTCGACGACATGGCCGAGACCATGTACGCCGCCGACGGCGTCGGCCTGGCCGCGCCCCAGATCGCGGTCGGGAAGCGCTGCATCGTCATCGACGCCTCGCCCCGGCAGGAGGGGCAGAAGCTCATCCACCTCGTGAACCCCCAGATCGTGAAGACGGAGGGGGTCACCACCTACAACGAGGGCTGCCTCTCCATCCCCGGCGAGGCCGAGGAGGTGGAGCGGGCCGCCAAGGTGTGGGTGCGGGCGCTCGACTACGCCGGCAAGCCCTACGAGCTCGAGTGCGAGGGGCTGCTCGCCATCGCCGTGCAGCACGAGCACGACCACCTCGAGGGGACGCTCTTCGTCGACCACCTGTCGAGCCTCAAGCGCGAGCTCATCCGCCGGCGCATGAAGAAGCTCAAGCAGGAGCGCGCCGCCGAGCAGGCCGACCAGATCCGCTCGGCCTCGCGCCACGAGAGCGCGCTGTAG
- the priA gene encoding replication restart helicase PriA, producing the protein MLVQVAVAAAVRGTFTYSVPPELEAQVAPGARVAVPFGKSPRATGYVLGFAEAAPPGVALRAVAAVLDAFPLFTPDLLALVRWAEGYYLCPPGELYRAALPPGLNARAGAAAPRRRAVEFASPAAGAAEALPGLARRARAQHAVLDYLLARGRIPVEELRAAFPAGRTPLAALRDKGLAVIESEAVVPDGALLASQVAPPPLTADQAAALEAVAAALDARAFAPFLLHGVTGSGKTEVYLRAIARALEAGRGALVLVPEIALTPQLAGRFRARFGEAVALLHSGLSDGERHAEWLRLRQGEARVCVGVRSAVFAPVQDLAVVVVDEEHDPSFKQEDGPAYQARDLAVVRAKQAGAVCLLGSATPSLESLENARRGRYRLLELPRRIDDRPLPAVEIVDLTKLRRGGRPAGLLSAPLAEALQATLAASQQAILFLNRRGFQTLVVCEDCGREERCPHCSVSLTYHRRRGLLLCHYCGAQEKVTPVCPACGGPRRGIGVGTEQVEAAVRELLPAARVGRLDRDAVGSADDVAAVLARFANRELDVLVGTQMVTKGHDFPGVTLVGVVLADTALALPDFRAAERTFQLLTQVAGRAGRGAEPGRVLVQTWSAASPAIDCARGHDYARFAEGELSARRALGWPPFSRLLAVRVEGSEEGARACAAALAEAARPALHGAGGVSLLGPAPAALERLRGKSRWHLLFRAATAEPLRRVHALLAPLGRRPPGGAAVRFDVDPYSML; encoded by the coding sequence ATGCTGGTCCAGGTGGCGGTGGCGGCCGCGGTGCGCGGCACCTTCACGTACAGCGTACCCCCGGAGCTCGAGGCGCAGGTGGCGCCGGGCGCCCGCGTGGCGGTGCCGTTCGGGAAGAGCCCGCGCGCCACCGGCTACGTGCTCGGCTTCGCCGAGGCGGCGCCCCCCGGCGTCGCGCTGCGCGCGGTCGCGGCGGTGCTGGACGCCTTTCCGCTCTTCACGCCCGACCTCCTCGCGCTGGTGCGCTGGGCGGAGGGGTACTACCTGTGCCCGCCGGGCGAGCTCTACCGGGCGGCGCTCCCCCCGGGCCTCAACGCACGGGCCGGCGCCGCCGCCCCGCGTCGCCGCGCCGTCGAGTTCGCCTCACCCGCCGCCGGCGCGGCCGAGGCGCTCCCCGGGCTCGCCCGCCGCGCGCGCGCCCAGCACGCGGTGCTCGACTACCTCCTGGCGCGCGGCCGCATCCCGGTGGAGGAGCTGCGCGCCGCCTTCCCCGCCGGCCGGACCCCGCTCGCCGCCCTCCGGGACAAGGGCCTGGCGGTGATCGAGAGCGAGGCCGTCGTGCCGGACGGCGCGCTCCTCGCCAGCCAGGTGGCCCCGCCGCCGCTCACCGCCGACCAGGCCGCCGCGCTCGAGGCCGTCGCGGCCGCGCTCGACGCGCGCGCCTTCGCCCCCTTCCTGCTCCACGGCGTCACCGGCTCGGGCAAGACCGAGGTGTACCTGCGCGCCATCGCCCGCGCACTCGAGGCCGGGCGCGGGGCGCTGGTGCTGGTGCCGGAGATCGCCCTCACCCCGCAGCTGGCGGGCCGCTTCCGCGCCCGCTTCGGGGAGGCGGTGGCCCTCCTCCACAGCGGGCTCTCCGACGGCGAGCGGCACGCCGAGTGGCTGCGGCTGCGCCAGGGCGAGGCGCGCGTCTGCGTCGGCGTCCGGAGCGCCGTCTTCGCGCCGGTGCAGGACCTCGCCGTCGTGGTGGTGGACGAGGAGCACGATCCGTCCTTCAAGCAGGAGGACGGCCCCGCCTACCAGGCGCGCGACCTGGCCGTGGTGCGCGCCAAGCAGGCCGGGGCGGTGTGCCTGCTCGGCTCGGCCACCCCGTCGCTCGAGTCGCTGGAGAACGCGCGGCGCGGCCGGTACCGGCTGCTCGAGCTGCCGCGCCGCATCGACGACCGCCCGCTGCCGGCGGTCGAGATCGTGGACCTCACGAAGCTGCGCCGCGGCGGGCGGCCGGCGGGGCTCCTCTCCGCGCCGCTGGCGGAGGCGCTGCAGGCGACGCTCGCGGCCTCGCAGCAGGCCATCCTCTTCCTCAACCGGCGCGGGTTCCAGACGCTGGTGGTGTGCGAGGACTGCGGGCGGGAGGAGCGCTGCCCGCACTGCTCGGTCTCGCTCACCTACCACCGGCGGCGCGGGCTCCTCCTCTGCCACTACTGCGGCGCACAGGAGAAGGTGACGCCGGTGTGCCCCGCCTGCGGCGGCCCGCGCCGGGGCATCGGGGTCGGCACCGAGCAGGTCGAGGCGGCCGTGCGCGAGCTCCTGCCCGCGGCGCGGGTGGGGCGGCTCGACCGCGACGCGGTGGGCTCGGCCGACGACGTGGCGGCGGTGCTGGCGCGCTTCGCCAACCGCGAGCTGGACGTGCTCGTCGGCACGCAGATGGTGACGAAGGGGCATGACTTCCCCGGGGTCACGCTGGTCGGCGTGGTGCTCGCCGACACCGCCCTGGCGCTCCCCGACTTCCGCGCCGCCGAGCGGACGTTCCAGCTCCTCACCCAGGTGGCGGGGCGCGCCGGCCGGGGCGCCGAGCCGGGGCGGGTCCTGGTCCAGACCTGGAGCGCCGCCTCGCCCGCCATCGACTGCGCGCGCGGGCACGACTACGCCCGCTTCGCCGAGGGGGAGCTCTCGGCGCGGCGCGCGCTGGGGTGGCCGCCCTTCTCCCGGCTCCTGGCGGTGCGGGTGGAGGGCAGCGAGGAGGGGGCGCGCGCCTGCGCCGCCGCGCTGGCGGAGGCGGCGCGGCCGGCGCTCCACGGGGCGGGCGGGGTCTCGCTGCTCGGGCCCGCGCCGGCGGCGCTGGAGCGGCTGCGCGGGAAGAGCCGCTGGCACCTCCTGTTCCGGGCGGCGACGGCCGAGCCGCTGCGGCGCGTGCACGCGCTGCTGGCGCCGCTCGGCCGCCGGCCACCGGGCGGCGCGGCGGTGCGGTTCGACGTCGATCCTTACTCGATGCTGTAG
- a CDS encoding tellurite resistance/C4-dicarboxylate transporter family protein — protein sequence MPEAAPTTLRRAVEGLHPSYFALVMATGIVAIALHLQGARPLALALGAVAAAAYLALALLTLARIALYPRAVLLDLAHHGRAVGFFTTVAATGVLGADLVVLAGRRSLALALWWLAAVLWLGLTYAVFTALTVKERKPTLAEGIHGGWLLAVVATQAVANLGALLLPALGGRAEAMSFASVTVWLAGGMLYVWIISLIFYRYTFFTLQPSDLMPPYWINMGAMAISTLAGATLLLGEARQPLVHALLPFVRGTTLLCWATATWWIPMLLVLGAWRHVYRRYPLAYDPLYWGAVFPLGMYSVCTQRLAQAMGLPFLLPVARAFAWIALAAWCAAFAGLLRTLGAGAARLGRPRAGT from the coding sequence ATGCCCGAGGCAGCCCCCACCACGCTGCGCCGGGCCGTCGAGGGCCTCCACCCCTCGTACTTCGCCCTGGTGATGGCGACCGGCATCGTCGCCATCGCGTTGCACCTGCAGGGCGCGCGGCCGCTCGCGCTCGCGCTCGGCGCCGTCGCCGCCGCCGCGTACCTCGCCCTGGCGCTCCTCACCCTGGCGCGGATCGCCCTCTACCCGCGCGCCGTCCTCCTCGATCTCGCCCACCACGGCCGCGCGGTCGGGTTCTTCACCACCGTCGCCGCGACGGGCGTGCTGGGGGCCGACCTCGTCGTCCTCGCCGGCCGGCGCAGCCTGGCGCTGGCGCTGTGGTGGCTGGCCGCCGTCCTGTGGCTCGGGCTCACCTACGCCGTGTTCACGGCGCTCACCGTCAAGGAGCGCAAGCCCACCCTCGCCGAGGGCATCCACGGCGGGTGGCTCTTGGCGGTCGTCGCCACCCAGGCGGTGGCGAACCTCGGCGCGCTGCTCCTGCCCGCCCTCGGCGGGCGGGCGGAGGCGATGTCCTTCGCGTCGGTGACGGTGTGGTTGGCGGGCGGGATGCTCTACGTGTGGATCATCTCCCTCATCTTCTACCGCTACACGTTCTTCACGCTCCAGCCGTCGGACCTCATGCCGCCCTACTGGATCAACATGGGCGCCATGGCCATCTCCACCCTGGCCGGCGCGACCCTGCTCCTCGGCGAGGCGCGGCAGCCGCTCGTCCACGCGCTGCTCCCGTTCGTGCGGGGGACCACCCTGCTCTGCTGGGCCACCGCCACCTGGTGGATCCCGATGCTGCTCGTCCTGGGCGCCTGGCGGCACGTCTACCGGCGCTACCCGCTCGCCTACGACCCGCTCTACTGGGGCGCCGTCTTCCCGCTCGGCATGTACTCGGTCTGCACCCAGCGCCTCGCCCAGGCGATGGGCTTGCCGTTCCTGCTGCCGGTCGCCCGCGCCTTCGCCTGGATCGCGCTCGCGGCCTGGTGCGCCGCGTTCGCCGGGCTGCTGCGGACCCTCGGCGCGGGGGCCGCGCGGCTCGGCCGACCGCGGGCGGGTACGTGA